AATATCAATTCCCGTGATCGAACGCGCAATCTTATACGCCTCATCTTCTCCAGTCTGGTATTGCGTTTCATGTCCCGTAGATAAATCACATTCGATACCCCCGTGATATGAAACAACAATGACATCTACAGTGTCGCGAAGTGCTTCAACGTATTTCGCAATCCATTGTGGTGCTGACTGGCAGCGCAAATCTTTTGTATTGGCAAATGACGTCAACTGGGAGAGATTTGATGTTACTGCACCAATAATCGCAATGCGTTGTTTGCCTTTGGTGATGATTGTATACGGTTCAAAAAGATGATTATCTTGGTTATCGAAAATATTACAAGCAATAACCGGCATATCCAACTCTGACACACGATCTAAATAAAAATCTAAGCCATAGTCAAAGTCATGATTGCCAGGAACCATTGCATCAAATTTTATAGTATTAGCAATCTTAACGAGTTGATTCTCTCCTGCTTGATGATTCCAATATGTTGCATGCGGACTTCCAATAAAGAAGTCACCATTATCGATAAGAATCGTATTTTCAAAATCCCGTTCCAACAATACGTCAAGTCGCTCGGTGTTGTAGCCATGAATGTCAGAGGTCGCATAAATTTTCATATTATTTGAGTCGCTTTCTAAGCATTGCAGCGAATGTGTCAATAACAAACACTGTAACAATCACACCTAACAGAATAATACTTACACGGCCCCAGTTTCGCGCTTGAATCGCGAAAATGAGCGGTGCTCCAATACCACCTGCACCAACCAGTCCAAGGGTCGAAGCAGAACGAACGGCAATTTCGAAGTGGTTGACGATTAGACTTGCGAATATTGCAAGGACTTGAGGAATTCTGGCGAAGAAGAGGGTTTGCAAGAATCCAGCTCCGACTGACTCCATCGCCTCCACAGGTCCAAAGTCAATGGCCTCCATCTCTTCTGCGAAAAGTTTCCCCAGCATCCCAATTTGATGGGTTGCAATAGCAAGTACACCCGCAAAAGGTCCCGGACCGACAACTTTAACAAAGATGATCGCATAGATTAGTTCTGGAAAAGCTCTGAGTACACTAAGTATTATTTTAGCAACACGAGATATCACACCACCATTTTTCCATAAATTTTGCGCACTTAGGATTCCCACTGGAACTGCAATGATACTGGCAAAGAACGTTCCTAAGAAACCAATCCCCAAGGTAAGTATGAGAAGTGAAAACACATCTTCACCACTTCCATCATAAAAATACGACCATTCTGGTTTGAGTAGTCCTGAAAATACACCCCGTGCCAAGTCCCACGAAATCGAAGATAGCATGCTGTAGTCGACAGATATAAATGAAACGATAACAATCACAGCCAATACAGCCATAACCCATTTGTCTTTAATCATGCGTAACATATTACATCACCTTCTTTCGTAGTGATTCACTGATAGCATCACATAAGAAGACAATTGCTAAAATGATAATTATAATTACTGAAACACGATCATAGCGATCCTGAGCGAGTGCAGTACTTAAAAGGACACCAATCCCTCCAGCACCCACGTAACCGAGAATTGTCGAAGCACGTACGTTTACTTCTACAGCGTATATTGCATAACTAATGATACTTGGGAGTACCTGTGGGAATATCGCCCACCCCGCCGTTTGCAAACGGCTCGCTCCGATACTTTTCGTAGCCTCAATGGGTCCCAAATCGATGGTCTCAATGCTCTCATAGATAAGCTGCGAGACCATCCCAAATGTAAATACGGCAATCGTTAGAATACCTGTGACTTCGCCAATTCCAATGATTGCAACAAATAATGCAGCAAGAAGTAAGTTTGGAACTGTTCTAACAATACCAAGTAAAAACCGGATGATCTGTGAAAAGATATTATTTTCAGTCGCAAATTTTGTGGCTAGAAACGCAAACGGAATGGCAAATGCAGTTCCTAAAACTGTCCCGACAATTGACATTTGGATTGTTTTTATAACTGGATTAATGAGCTGGGGAACGTAAGAAAAATCAGGTTGCATAAACCGTTTCAAAAAAAGGACCATTTGATCAAGATTGCCCAACAATTCAAATAACGAAGCATCCGTTAATGAAATACACGCGGATACAAGAACCAACACCAACAATGTCGTCATAATCTGTTTGGGTAGTTTGTAATGTACTGTATCCTTAAGCTTCATCTTGGACTTCCTCTTTAAGGATATCAGCCCCATAGATTCCCATAAGAACTTCATCCGTTGCTTCAGTTGGTGTCCCGTCAAATACAACCTTTCCATCACGCAAACCGATAATACGAGTTGAAAATTGACGCGCTAACTCCACTGAGTGAACATTAATCAAGATTGTGACGGCATCACGTTCATTGATTTCTTTGAGGTCGTTCATGACGCGTGTGGTAGTAATGGGGTCAAGGGACGCAACGGGCTCATCCGCGAGGATTAAATTAGCTTGCTGAACAATAGTCCGTGCAATAGAAACACGCTGCTGTTGACCCCCCGACAACGCATCACATCGTTCGTGAAGTTTGTCTGATAGATTTACGCGAGCTAACGCATCGTTTACCAATGCATAGTCTTCCTTTGTAAAAAGACCTAAGATACTTCTCCAGCTTGAATAATAGCCCAAACGTCCTGATAGAACATTTCTTTGGACAGTGCTTCGCTTTACAAGGTTAAAACTTTGAAAAATCATCCCGATCTTTCGTCGTGCAATTTTCAAGTCTTTTTTATTCGCCTTGGTAATCGAAGTACCATTAACTAAAATCTCCCCTTCTGTCAATTCAATCAAACGATTAACGGTTCGAAGCATGGTGCTCTTTCCAGCACCGGATAAACCGATAATTGAGACAAACTCTCCCGATTCAATTGACAACGAAACACCATCTAAACCCACAACCCCATTGTCGTATGTCTTCGATGCATTGATAAATTCTAACATATTCATGCTCCTTCATATTCAAATAAAACACCCTTTGAGGTGTTTTATTGATGCTCAGTTTCAATACAATGGATTACTCTGCTGCTTTTTTAGCGTAAGTATCGATAGTATCGTAGTTCTTTTCATCTGCTTCAACATAGCCTTTATGACTCCACATTGACATTGCTTCAAGTCCTGCTTCATCTTTTGACATGTTTAAGAATACTTCTTTAATTTGTTTAATGAGTGCTTCGTCTGTTCCTGGCTTCACTGCAATTGCATCATTAGGAATGTCACCATCTGATAAATGAAGCACTTTGAGTTCATCCATTAAATTATGACCTTCAAATTTCCCTCCGAAGACAACACGCGCACCTTGGAATACAAATGCAGCATCTTGTTGACCATTTAATACAGCTGTGATTTCACTTGGAATATCATTGACGATTGTAAGTGTTGTTTCTGTAACAGGATCAATACCCGCCATACGCATTTCTGCAACAGGATAGATATAGCCACTTGCTGAGTTTGGTTGTAAGGTAACAATTTTTTTACCGACCAAATCTTGCAAAGTATTCAATCCACTGTCTTTTCTTACAAGAATCTCTGCTTTAAAGGTTCCAGTAAGTTTGTCCGCTTCTGGTAATCCAGTTTCCGGATTGAATGCACCAAGTTGTGAGGTTAAGATAGCTGTAGCAGCACCTTTTTCACGCGCTTGTAAATAAGCTGCTGGAGGCATGATTCCAATATCGACTTTTCCCGATGCCATGGCCTCAACAATTGTTGAATAATCCGTAGCCAATGTAACTTGAACTTCGCGACCTAATTTTTCGGATAGATACTCAGCAAATGGTTTTGCTTTTGCTTGCATACTTCCATCATTATTAGTCGGTACGAACTGTAATACGAGTGGTTTTTCAGCATCGTTTTTCGCTGAACAACCTGTCAGTACCACTGCAAATAAAAGTGCAGATAATACATATTTCATGAATTTTTTATTCATAATCTCCTCCGGTCATTTTGACTCTTAAATAGTACCACACTCTGTGTCATTTCCAAGTAATTTGCCGTAAACTTATGTAAAGTTTCTGTTAACAGACTCCACAATTCAGATTTCAGAGACTTTATCGTGTATCTCGATAAGAAACCCACATTCTAAAATGTGGGTTTCGCTGTTCGACCAATATACTCAGCAGCATATTGATCATTCTCATAAGTTATTTTTGTAACACTTGCATTTGGTAAACTTTCGTACAGATTTACTTCAATGCCCATCACTTTAAGAAGCATGGCCAATGTTACACCATGACTCACAATCATAATCACACTTTCTTCACGCTCATGAATCATTTTTAAGACGGACTCACAA
The window above is part of the Erysipelothrix sp. HDW6C genome. Proteins encoded here:
- a CDS encoding phosphate/phosphite/phosphonate ABC transporter substrate-binding protein, encoding MNKKFMKYVLSALLFAVVLTGCSAKNDAEKPLVLQFVPTNNDGSMQAKAKPFAEYLSEKLGREVQVTLATDYSTIVEAMASGKVDIGIMPPAAYLQAREKGAATAILTSQLGAFNPETGLPEADKLTGTFKAEILVRKDSGLNTLQDLVGKKIVTLQPNSASGYIYPVAEMRMAGIDPVTETTLTIVNDIPSEITAVLNGQQDAAFVFQGARVVFGGKFEGHNLMDELKVLHLSDGDIPNDAIAVKPGTDEALIKQIKEVFLNMSKDEAGLEAMSMWSHKGYVEADEKNYDTIDTYAKKAAE
- a CDS encoding metallophosphoesterase; translation: MKIYATSDIHGYNTERLDVLLERDFENTILIDNGDFFIGSPHATYWNHQAGENQLVKIANTIKFDAMVPGNHDFDYGLDFYLDRVSELDMPVIACNIFDNQDNHLFEPYTIITKGKQRIAIIGAVTSNLSQLTSFANTKDLRCQSAPQWIAKYVEALRDTVDVIVVSYHGGIECDLSTGHETQYQTGEDEAYKIARSITGIDILICGHQHRENSGYVKDCHVIQVPDRLKKIAEITSHAPYALSWVIPQSRIREDEAYNKWLESTVDTRHLEAFVRQFLNGDVYDFELEDNTVQAMITAFSSVYPMRAYTYNGFELASFPWCTVRDDACIVTNRQLDAYRLSAFTVANIFDLYYHHVFKP
- the phnE gene encoding phosphonate ABC transporter, permease protein PhnE, which translates into the protein MLRMIKDKWVMAVLAVIVIVSFISVDYSMLSSISWDLARGVFSGLLKPEWSYFYDGSGEDVFSLLILTLGIGFLGTFFASIIAVPVGILSAQNLWKNGGVISRVAKIILSVLRAFPELIYAIIFVKVVGPGPFAGVLAIATHQIGMLGKLFAEEMEAIDFGPVEAMESVGAGFLQTLFFARIPQVLAIFASLIVNHFEIAVRSASTLGLVGAGGIGAPLIFAIQARNWGRVSIILLGVIVTVFVIDTFAAMLRKRLK
- the phnE gene encoding phosphonate ABC transporter, permease protein PhnE; protein product: MKLKDTVHYKLPKQIMTTLLVLVLVSACISLTDASLFELLGNLDQMVLFLKRFMQPDFSYVPQLINPVIKTIQMSIVGTVLGTAFAIPFAFLATKFATENNIFSQIIRFLLGIVRTVPNLLLAALFVAIIGIGEVTGILTIAVFTFGMVSQLIYESIETIDLGPIEATKSIGASRLQTAGWAIFPQVLPSIISYAIYAVEVNVRASTILGYVGAGGIGVLLSTALAQDRYDRVSVIIIIILAIVFLCDAISESLRKKVM
- the phnC gene encoding phosphonate ABC transporter ATP-binding protein; the encoded protein is MNMLEFINASKTYDNGVVGLDGVSLSIESGEFVSIIGLSGAGKSTMLRTVNRLIELTEGEILVNGTSITKANKKDLKIARRKIGMIFQSFNLVKRSTVQRNVLSGRLGYYSSWRSILGLFTKEDYALVNDALARVNLSDKLHERCDALSGGQQQRVSIARTIVQQANLILADEPVASLDPITTTRVMNDLKEINERDAVTILINVHSVELARQFSTRIIGLRDGKVVFDGTPTEATDEVLMGIYGADILKEEVQDEA